The following coding sequences are from one Sphingobium sp. V4 window:
- a CDS encoding DsbC family protein — MTRAPCLLPSLLASVVLLASGVAAAAPTQATESDLSAAARAAEASFHQSFANLQFEDFGPAPVKGPLFQASAGGRILYYAPDSEHLLFATIYDRNGVNLTALAQDANARKKLGQLDPTQALTIGPPGAPTVIEFTDPDCPYCRALDRFWAAKAAEGKPVRRQIYFVSAIHPQAASKAEHILCSKDQAGALRATYAGEAPKPLLACKEGAVRVTANAQAVKAMGISGTPTLILDGRVISGFQQAEIEAWLDEKQAPKKPPS; from the coding sequence ATGACCCGTGCGCCCTGCTTGCTTCCATCGCTACTTGCGAGCGTCGTCTTGCTGGCGTCAGGCGTCGCTGCCGCCGCCCCGACACAGGCAACGGAATCGGATCTCAGCGCTGCGGCGCGCGCCGCCGAAGCCAGCTTCCACCAAAGCTTCGCCAATCTCCAGTTCGAAGATTTCGGCCCTGCGCCCGTCAAAGGCCCCTTGTTTCAAGCGAGCGCGGGAGGGCGCATCCTCTATTATGCGCCCGACAGCGAGCATCTCCTGTTCGCCACCATCTATGACAGGAACGGCGTCAACCTGACCGCCCTCGCCCAGGATGCCAACGCGCGGAAAAAGCTCGGCCAGCTCGATCCCACCCAGGCGCTCACCATCGGACCGCCGGGCGCGCCGACCGTCATCGAGTTCACCGATCCCGACTGTCCCTACTGCCGCGCCCTCGACCGCTTCTGGGCAGCGAAGGCGGCCGAAGGAAAGCCGGTGCGACGGCAAATCTACTTTGTGAGCGCTATCCATCCCCAAGCCGCGTCCAAGGCCGAACATATCCTCTGTTCAAAGGACCAAGCTGGTGCCTTGCGCGCCACCTATGCCGGCGAGGCGCCAAAGCCGCTGCTTGCCTGCAAGGAGGGCGCCGTGCGCGTCACCGCCAATGCGCAGGCTGTCAAAGCCATGGGCATCTCAGGGACACCGACGCTCATTCTCGATGGCCGCGTCATTTCCGGCTTCCAGCAGGCCGAGATCGAGGCCTGGCTCGATGAGAAGCAGGCTCCCAAAAAGCCGCCCAGCTGA
- a CDS encoding lasso peptide biosynthesis B2 protein gives MGYRLRDGLSFCVTGNRAIFLDVAADRYFGLQPEKDLAFQRLLQGKAPGAALASLVGGGILVEDEGAAGLPQPVTVARATRELALNLDAACWKYRFAFLYAHIRAIARLRFCDFGTVVEQIERRSRAADVKATASQREWTALASSFAAATWLLPRSGQCLPRSIAFFEVLLSTGYRAKLVIGVSASPFSAHCWVQADDLVLNDRLEHIRPFEPILAI, from the coding sequence ATGGGATACAGGTTGAGGGACGGGCTTTCCTTTTGCGTCACGGGCAACCGGGCGATCTTCCTTGACGTTGCGGCGGATCGCTATTTCGGGCTGCAACCCGAAAAGGATCTGGCGTTTCAGCGGTTGCTCCAGGGCAAGGCTCCAGGGGCGGCGCTGGCTTCGCTGGTGGGAGGCGGCATCCTTGTCGAGGATGAGGGCGCCGCGGGCTTGCCGCAGCCGGTCACCGTCGCGCGCGCGACGCGCGAGCTGGCGCTCAATCTCGACGCTGCATGTTGGAAATACCGGTTTGCATTCCTGTACGCGCATATCCGCGCCATCGCCCGCCTGCGCTTCTGCGATTTCGGCACCGTCGTCGAGCAGATCGAACGGCGATCGCGCGCGGCGGACGTCAAGGCGACTGCCTCGCAACGCGAATGGACAGCTCTGGCATCCTCCTTCGCCGCGGCCACCTGGCTGCTCCCGCGCAGCGGGCAATGCCTGCCCCGATCGATTGCATTTTTCGAGGTTCTGCTGTCGACCGGATATCGGGCAAAGCTCGTCATCGGCGTCAGCGCATCGCCCTTTTCCGCGCATTGCTGGGTCCAGGCCGATGACCTGGTTTTGAACGACCGCCTCGAACATATCCGCCCCTTCGAACCGATCCTGGCCATCTGA
- a CDS encoding benenodin family lasso peptide: MSNIHAHEDSVVDFGVASIETQGAALDDSDNIGGQVRQLGIADD; encoded by the coding sequence ATGAGCAACATCCACGCGCATGAAGACAGCGTCGTCGATTTCGGCGTCGCCTCGATCGAAACCCAGGGCGCGGCGCTGGACGATTCCGACAATATCGGAGGCCAGGTTCGCCAGCTCGGCATCGCCGACGACTGA
- a CDS encoding type IV conjugative transfer system protein TraL → MDERLPQFLHKPVQILWFDAQEFILVVSTIFVAVIVGGYVGWSLLGVLLLFIPWKRTKPRGFIPHLAWRWGLLTLPRYPGPTQTRFCE, encoded by the coding sequence GTGGACGAGAGACTTCCGCAATTTCTGCACAAGCCGGTCCAGATTCTCTGGTTCGACGCGCAGGAGTTCATCCTTGTGGTGTCCACCATTTTCGTTGCCGTCATCGTCGGCGGATATGTGGGCTGGTCGCTCCTCGGCGTCCTTCTCCTCTTCATTCCCTGGAAGCGGACCAAGCCGCGCGGCTTCATCCCGCATCTCGCCTGGCGCTGGGGGCTGCTCACGCTGCCCCGCTACCCCGGCCCGACCCAGACCCGCTTTTGCGAGTGA
- a CDS encoding GntR family transcriptional regulator: protein MHVPRHFFLDDMFEMERLTVEFIASLICEPSSSPKAAVADRLDKAPLHEEPLMAPETVTADRIYRELKQLILSGEPPPAAPLVVQALAERYGTSIAPVRDALHRLVGERLVSVQGGGGFAMPAMTRVRAYNLYSWHADIVRAALKVMVRFERIGPPPPFLDDDKLDSVRIADATAELFTRICACSPNDEHLDAIIIVGERLHILRLCEEVISRRAQELRILWSSACAGNRRETGAAISQYHKRRLVRVEQIVSTMLLASIAD, encoded by the coding sequence ATGCACGTCCCCAGGCATTTCTTCCTCGACGACATGTTCGAAATGGAACGGCTTACAGTCGAGTTCATCGCAAGCCTCATCTGCGAACCTTCCTCAAGCCCAAAGGCGGCGGTGGCGGATCGGCTGGACAAGGCCCCTCTGCATGAGGAGCCTTTGATGGCGCCGGAGACCGTCACCGCCGACCGCATCTATCGGGAACTCAAGCAGTTGATCCTGAGCGGAGAGCCGCCTCCGGCAGCGCCGCTGGTGGTGCAGGCCCTGGCGGAACGATATGGCACAAGCATCGCGCCGGTGCGCGATGCGCTTCATCGCCTCGTCGGCGAGCGGCTGGTATCGGTGCAGGGCGGGGGCGGTTTCGCCATGCCGGCCATGACGCGGGTGCGGGCCTATAATCTTTATAGCTGGCATGCCGATATCGTGCGCGCGGCCCTCAAGGTCATGGTGCGATTCGAACGGATCGGGCCGCCGCCGCCCTTCCTTGATGACGACAAGCTTGATTCGGTCCGGATTGCGGATGCCACTGCGGAACTTTTTACGCGGATCTGCGCCTGTTCGCCCAATGATGAGCATCTCGATGCGATCATCATCGTGGGCGAACGTCTTCACATATTGCGGCTGTGTGAAGAGGTGATCAGCCGAAGGGCACAGGAATTGCGCATATTGTGGAGCTCTGCCTGTGCGGGAAACAGGCGCGAAACCGGCGCCGCCATTTCCCAATATCACAAGCGCCGGCTGGTGCGGGTGGAGCAGATCGTCAGTACAATGCTACTCGCGTCGATTGCAGACTGA